One genomic region from Sulfurimonas sp. encodes:
- a CDS encoding RBBP9/YdeN family alpha/beta hydrolase, with product MKEKVLLLHGWGGSDFPHWQSWLAGELAKDYGKVSFLKFSNFDFPNKDDWKNELIKELDDFKPDIVICHSLANSLWFHLCNEENIQSVKKLFLVAPPSLNSKIDEIESFFPISVPKNLNAKQALLVCSSNDPYMSLDEAKSLQKELNIEMHLVKNAGHLNADSGFGEWTWMLEKLQNN from the coding sequence ATGAAAGAAAAAGTTTTACTTCTACATGGTTGGGGAGGAAGTGATTTTCCTCATTGGCAAAGTTGGCTTGCTGGGGAGTTAGCTAAGGATTATGGTAAGGTTAGCTTTTTAAAGTTCTCAAACTTTGATTTTCCAAATAAAGATGATTGGAAAAACGAGTTAATCAAAGAACTTGATGATTTTAAACCAGATATAGTAATTTGCCACTCTTTAGCAAATAGTTTGTGGTTTCATCTTTGTAATGAAGAGAATATACAGAGTGTAAAAAAGCTTTTTTTAGTGGCTCCACCTAGTTTAAACTCTAAAATAGATGAAATAGAGAGCTTTTTTCCTATCTCTGTTCCAAAAAACTTAAATGCTAAGCAAGCACTTCTAGTTTGCTCTAGTAATGACCCATATATGAGTTTAGATGAGGCAAAATCTTTACAAAAAGAACTGAATATAGAGATGCATTTAGTGAAGAACGCTGGGCATCTAAACGCTGATAGTGGCTTTGGAGAGTGGACTTGGATGCTAGAAAAACTACAAAATAACTAA
- a CDS encoding MBL fold metallo-hydrolase gives MLTGNLNEIYPLVISTYKPTFVKAVFFTSREKSLKIIAPQSDSFEIIPFEIKANKIITKKYKDFTLKLIRVHHGIVPALALRIEVDKKSILISGDTNNEDKNLQKIAKNADIFIAHHAITQHSGRFAKDLHMQPSIIAQVAKDANVKKVVLTHRMKRTLKNEDESLNIIKKVFKGKVLFAEDRMKLKL, from the coding sequence ATACTCACTGGAAATTTAAATGAAATATATCCTCTTGTTATTTCTACTTACAAACCTACATTTGTAAAAGCTGTTTTTTTTACTTCTAGAGAAAAGAGTTTAAAAATTATTGCACCACAAAGTGACTCATTTGAGATTATTCCTTTTGAGATAAAAGCAAATAAAATTATTACAAAAAAATACAAAGACTTTACTCTAAAACTTATAAGGGTACATCATGGCATAGTCCCTGCACTTGCACTTAGGATTGAAGTGGATAAAAAAAGTATCCTTATAAGTGGAGATACAAATAACGAAGATAAAAACCTGCAAAAGATAGCAAAAAATGCAGATATATTTATAGCTCATCACGCCATAACACAACATTCAGGAAGATTCGCAAAAGATTTGCATATGCAACCTTCTATCATCGCCCAAGTTGCTAAAGATGCAAATGTAAAAAAAGTAGTTTTAACTCACCGAATGAAAAGAACTTTAAAAAATGAAGATGAAAGTCTAAATATTATAAAAAAAGTTTTTAAAGGAAAAGTACTTTTTGCAGAGGATAGGATGAAGTTGAAATTATAA
- a CDS encoding HD-GYP domain-containing protein, with product MLKVFLVSILIVGAVIGLSYRSFFEFVIKKQIVSVSEIVKAGLTSHMKAGFMDERAYFLNEVSSIYEIKSIKIIRAESVNEQYGESTLNEKKLTPSLREILKKKEIFILFDDMNSTIEAVIPYIASSQGTLNCLECHNAKDGEVLGAVDITMNINSYQVAVLQNSYMIGGILLFLAIIIMLNMFHVIERYIRKPLSHIIQDEENAYKFQRTIDSSKYESKEFEDVVENINKFNDHILEKEEELFKKNIELQNLNEEIELTLKEVMLAVGRIEEFRSKETRLHTKRVSLISALIAKEYGLSEEEVSLLEFASPLHDIGKVGISDSILNKPGKLTSEEYEVMKEHATLGYKILNHSDRKILRTAAIIAYGHHEKYDGTGYPQGLVGENISIYARIVAIVDVFDALLSQRVYKEKWLLEEVIKVLQKESGKHFDPKLVDIVIDNKDKYQKIITELS from the coding sequence TTGTTAAAAGTATTTCTTGTATCCATACTTATTGTTGGGGCTGTTATTGGACTGAGCTATAGAAGTTTCTTTGAGTTCGTTATAAAAAAACAAATTGTCTCAGTATCAGAAATAGTTAAAGCTGGTCTAACCTCGCATATGAAAGCTGGTTTTATGGATGAACGAGCTTACTTCTTAAATGAGGTCTCTTCGATATATGAGATAAAATCTATAAAAATTATTCGTGCTGAGTCTGTAAATGAACAGTACGGAGAATCTACTTTAAATGAAAAAAAACTGACACCTTCCCTTAGAGAAATTTTAAAGAAAAAAGAAATTTTTATCTTATTTGATGATATGAACAGTACAATCGAAGCTGTTATTCCATACATTGCTAGTTCACAAGGAACTTTAAACTGTTTAGAGTGCCATAATGCAAAAGATGGAGAAGTTCTTGGTGCAGTTGACATTACTATGAATATCAACTCATATCAGGTTGCTGTTTTACAAAATAGTTATATGATAGGTGGCATATTGTTGTTTTTAGCAATTATAATAATGCTAAATATGTTCCATGTCATCGAAAGATATATTCGTAAACCGCTATCACATATTATTCAAGATGAAGAAAATGCTTATAAATTTCAAAGAACTATAGACAGTTCAAAATATGAAAGTAAAGAGTTTGAAGATGTTGTAGAAAATATCAACAAGTTTAACGACCATATATTAGAAAAAGAAGAAGAATTATTTAAAAAAAATATAGAACTACAAAATCTAAATGAAGAAATAGAGTTGACTCTAAAAGAAGTTATGTTAGCAGTAGGGCGCATTGAAGAATTTCGTTCAAAAGAAACTAGACTACATACAAAGCGTGTTTCACTTATAAGTGCACTTATTGCAAAAGAGTATGGTTTGAGTGAAGAAGAGGTAAGTCTTTTAGAGTTCGCATCTCCACTACATGATATTGGAAAAGTCGGAATAAGTGATTCTATTTTAAACAAACCTGGAAAACTTACTAGTGAAGAGTATGAGGTAATGAAAGAACATGCTACTTTAGGATATAAAATTTTAAATCATTCAGATCGTAAGATTTTACGAACAGCGGCAATAATCGCTTACGGGCATCATGAAAAATATGATGGCACAGGATATCCACAAGGTTTAGTAGGTGAAAATATATCTATATATGCCCGTATTGTTGCTATTGTAGATGTTTTTGATGCACTTCTTTCTCAGCGTGTATATAAAGAGAAATGGTTGTTAGAAGAAGTCATAAAAGTACTTCAAAAAGAGAGTGGTAAACATTTTGACCCAAAACTAGTGGATATTGTTATAGACAACAAAGATAAATACCAAAAGATAATCACAGAGTTATCATAA
- a CDS encoding HD domain-containing phosphohydrolase, whose amino-acid sequence MFEKHRCNMKPTESYLRIILATLILFFSVINNSIFLALFSLLIYYTGFKKFCFIYYIFKINEKFSVENYYLSLLPKHRPSPVFIFDINGNIVFQNQTAKKELPNINSISDMCIKEYEKIISKNTLENSMFKYEEKFYKIDLKGISREKFVLAYLTDVTEIMELNDAIEDTQKEVIYAMGEIGETRSKETGNHVKRVALYSKELALLYGLSYEEASKLEMASPMHDIGKVGIPDAILNAPRKLTKDEFQIMKTHASMGYDMLKSSNKPILQAAAIVANEHHEKYDGSGYPNGTSQENIHIYGRITAIADVFDALGSHRVYKKAWELDKILELFKDESGKHFDPKLVKLFLDNLDIFLKIRDKFKDL is encoded by the coding sequence ATGTTTGAAAAGCACCGTTGCAATATGAAACCTACTGAATCTTATCTACGAATAATTTTAGCTACTCTTATACTTTTTTTTAGTGTTATTAACAATTCTATTTTTTTAGCTCTTTTTAGCTTACTTATTTACTACACAGGTTTTAAAAAGTTTTGTTTTATTTACTATATATTTAAAATAAACGAAAAATTTAGTGTTGAGAACTATTATCTATCTCTTTTACCAAAACATCGTCCATCTCCTGTTTTTATATTTGACATAAACGGAAATATTGTATTTCAAAATCAAACGGCAAAAAAAGAACTTCCAAATATTAACTCTATCTCAGATATGTGCATAAAAGAGTATGAAAAAATCATTAGTAAAAATACTCTAGAAAATTCTATGTTTAAATATGAAGAAAAATTTTATAAGATTGATTTAAAAGGTATCTCAAGGGAAAAATTTGTTTTAGCTTATCTAACAGATGTAACCGAAATCATGGAGTTAAATGATGCCATAGAAGACACTCAAAAAGAGGTTATCTATGCCATGGGAGAAATTGGCGAAACACGCTCAAAAGAAACAGGAAATCATGTAAAAAGAGTAGCACTTTACTCTAAAGAACTAGCTCTTTTATATGGTTTATCTTACGAGGAAGCAAGTAAACTGGAAATGGCATCTCCTATGCATGATATCGGTAAAGTCGGAATCCCAGATGCTATCTTAAATGCTCCTAGAAAATTAACTAAAGACGAGTTCCAAATCATGAAAACACATGCATCTATGGGTTATGATATGCTTAAAAGTTCGAACAAACCAATACTCCAAGCAGCAGCCATAGTAGCAAATGAACATCATGAAAAATATGATGGAAGTGGTTATCCAAATGGAACTTCACAAGAAAATATACATATATATGGTCGTATAACAGCAATTGCGGATGTATTTGATGCTCTTGGCTCACATAGAGTTTATAAAAAAGCTTGGGAATTAGACAAAATCTTAGAACTTTTTAAAGATGAAAGTGGTAAACATTTTGATCCAAAACTTGTAAAACTTTTTTTAGATAACCTAGATATATTTTTAAAAATACGCGATAAGTTTAAAGACTTATAA
- a CDS encoding DUF234 domain-containing protein has translation MPLFHSILSGIALGDGRTHSAFKKASVTHEVGMKAVNELCEIGIIRLEASRKEFTTWADDYKISDKLLFNTPFMRFWFAFVSPIFKGIKDGDYKEVQKRFENKQADFISFMFEQLSLELVKLEFKNDPIVESGSYWDKDVEIDLYAKTKSGKIIVGSCRYSNAKIKKSELTKLQEKCEKAKIKADIFVISSKKGFSSELKALKGDNLKLFTLKNLIKLV, from the coding sequence ATGCCTCTTTTCCACTCAATACTAAGCGGTATTGCCCTTGGAGATGGAAGAACTCACTCTGCATTTAAAAAGGCAAGTGTTACTCATGAAGTTGGCATGAAAGCAGTAAATGAACTTTGCGAAATAGGGATTATAAGACTAGAGGCTTCTCGTAAAGAGTTTACAACTTGGGCAGATGACTATAAAATCTCAGACAAACTTCTTTTTAACACACCATTTATGCGTTTTTGGTTTGCTTTTGTATCGCCTATTTTTAAAGGCATAAAAGATGGAGATTATAAAGAAGTTCAAAAAAGGTTTGAAAATAAACAAGCTGATTTTATAAGTTTTATGTTTGAGCAACTATCTTTAGAGTTAGTAAAACTTGAATTTAAAAATGACCCAATTGTTGAGAGTGGAAGTTACTGGGATAAAGATGTAGAGATAGACCTCTATGCCAAAACAAAATCTGGAAAAATCATAGTCGGTTCATGTAGATACTCAAATGCTAAAATCAAAAAAAGTGAACTTACAAAACTCCAAGAAAAATGCGAAAAAGCAAAAATAAAAGCTGATATATTTGTTATATCCTCAAAAAAAGGTTTCTCTAGCGAACTTAAAGCACTAAAGGGAGATAATTTAAAACTCTTTACTCTTAAAAACTTAATAAAGTTGGTTTGA
- a CDS encoding Crp/Fnr family transcriptional regulator has protein sequence MKEFEFFTKLETKNQEELLASSTFMKVPAGMQLYSQGDICSTILFLTKGRVRVVRQHENGQSVLLYYFEQGEQCNVNFTSTYNSAPAVGTAIAETELEGYDIPVELIARLFVEDKEFQKFVFDQYTSRLEAMATMIEDIRFSSLDTRILHWLQSQDENIVHISHEELGDIIGTSREVISRILKGFENNNIVKLSRLQIEIC, from the coding sequence ATGAAAGAGTTTGAATTTTTCACTAAGTTAGAAACAAAGAATCAGGAAGAACTTTTAGCATCATCAACTTTTATGAAAGTTCCAGCTGGAATGCAACTTTACTCTCAAGGAGATATTTGTTCTACGATTTTATTTTTAACAAAGGGGCGCGTTCGTGTAGTTCGTCAGCATGAAAATGGTCAAAGTGTTTTACTTTACTATTTTGAGCAGGGCGAGCAGTGTAATGTAAACTTTACAAGTACATACAATAGTGCTCCTGCGGTTGGAACTGCCATAGCTGAAACAGAGTTGGAAGGTTACGATATTCCCGTAGAACTTATAGCAAGACTCTTTGTAGAAGATAAAGAGTTTCAAAAATTTGTGTTTGACCAATATACTTCAAGGTTAGAAGCGATGGCAACGATGATAGAAGATATTCGTTTTTCATCTTTAGACACTCGCATACTTCACTGGTTACAATCTCAAGATGAAAATATAGTTCATATTTCTCATGAGGAATTGGGAGATATTATCGGAACTTCTCGTGAGGTAATAAGTAGAATATTAAAAGGCTTTGAGAACAATAATATAGTTAAGCTTTCACGATTACAAATAGAAATCTGCTAA
- a CDS encoding DUF4395 domain-containing protein, with the protein MDISCPIAFREIDGTIVRIGAFFVSVVVIIYLFTSQIFLLIFLTVDFAIRIYGHKPYSPIYQLSHLVKRIFRFKANMTDAGAKRLAAQFGLLFSVMLVIEGLLDLTLLLHITAAALLACTFLEVLFGYCVGCKIYFIIKKIYPNFMS; encoded by the coding sequence ATGGACATTTCATGCCCAATTGCATTTAGAGAAATAGATGGAACTATTGTTAGAATAGGAGCATTTTTTGTTTCAGTTGTAGTTATTATTTATCTATTTACATCTCAAATCTTTTTACTCATTTTTTTAACTGTTGATTTTGCTATTCGCATCTATGGACATAAACCATATAGTCCTATCTATCAACTCTCTCATCTTGTAAAACGGATATTTAGATTTAAAGCAAATATGACAGATGCTGGAGCAAAAAGATTAGCTGCTCAGTTTGGGCTTCTTTTTTCAGTAATGTTGGTTATAGAAGGTTTGCTTGATTTAACACTTCTTTTGCATATAACTGCTGCGGCACTATTGGCTTGTACTTTTTTAGAAGTTTTGTTTGGTTATTGTGTTGGTTGTAAGATTTACTTTATTATCAAAAAAATCTATCCAAACTTTATGAGTTGA
- a CDS encoding DoxX family protein, with the protein MNFKNLYLMFSDLTKHLQAPALLFARIAVAYGFYEPAMNKWADIDSVAQWFGSMGIPMPLLNAYMAASTELLGVVLLTLGFLTRLISLPLIVIMIVAIVTVHLPNGFSAGENGFEIPLYYMLFLSIFVSSGAGKFSLDRKIFGDKS; encoded by the coding sequence ATGAATTTTAAAAATTTATATTTAATGTTTAGTGATTTAACAAAACATCTTCAAGCACCAGCTTTACTTTTTGCAAGGATAGCAGTTGCTTATGGTTTTTACGAACCAGCGATGAACAAGTGGGCGGATATAGACTCAGTTGCCCAGTGGTTTGGTTCTATGGGGATTCCGATGCCTCTTTTAAATGCCTATATGGCGGCAAGTACGGAACTTTTAGGAGTCGTTTTACTGACTCTTGGATTTTTAACGCGTTTGATTTCTTTACCTTTAATAGTTATCATGATAGTAGCTATTGTAACTGTGCATCTACCAAATGGTTTTTCAGCAGGTGAGAATGGTTTTGAGATACCTTTATACTATATGCTATTTTTGTCGATATTTGTTTCTAGTGGAGCAGGTAAGTTCTCACTTGATAGAAAAATATTTGGCGATAAAAGCTAA
- a CDS encoding molybdopterin-dependent oxidoreductase, producing MQRRNFLKLSVVASSLLFGSSALASFTSQPRSSQRVSKIAFPEKKPLITYSDRPPILETPIDFFTKAITPNDEFFVRWHMPKIPTHKDIDMYRISINGFVENPLYLSIKDLKQNYEQVEITAVVQCGGNSRSAFSPITGGIQWGSGAMGCAKFKGVRLNDVLKDAKTSKGASWVGLNGDDKAAFHKTANFVRELKLDEIQDDVIIAYEMNDEELPFLNGYPVRLIIPGNYADSWVKMLSNITISKEYKEMFYMDRAYRIPDNECECESPDALVLKTKAIQKMNVKSIIAYPNSEDTFKINSNIKLKGVAFDSGSGIKEVQISIDAGKTWHKAGLEKELSLHAFRAFSFAFRVKHKGKLTLMAKAINNLGEAQPFSKDIAWNHGGYRYNGIDSTTIEVV from the coding sequence ATGCAAAGACGCAACTTTTTAAAACTCTCTGTAGTGGCTTCTTCCCTGCTTTTTGGCTCATCTGCCCTTGCTAGTTTTACATCTCAACCTCGAAGTTCTCAAAGAGTTTCAAAAATTGCATTCCCTGAAAAAAAACCACTTATTACTTACTCTGACAGACCTCCTATCTTAGAAACTCCTATTGATTTTTTTACAAAAGCCATCACTCCGAATGATGAGTTTTTTGTTAGATGGCATATGCCTAAAATTCCTACACATAAAGATATTGATATGTATCGAATTAGCATAAATGGTTTTGTTGAGAATCCTCTTTATCTATCCATAAAAGATTTAAAACAAAACTACGAACAAGTAGAAATTACAGCTGTTGTACAATGCGGAGGAAATTCTCGTTCAGCATTTTCACCAATAACTGGTGGCATTCAGTGGGGAAGTGGGGCTATGGGTTGTGCAAAATTTAAAGGTGTGAGATTAAATGATGTTTTAAAAGATGCAAAAACTTCTAAAGGTGCAAGTTGGGTAGGTTTAAATGGTGATGACAAAGCCGCTTTTCACAAAACTGCAAACTTTGTAAGAGAGTTAAAACTTGATGAAATCCAAGACGATGTCATTATTGCTTATGAAATGAACGATGAAGAATTACCTTTTTTGAACGGTTACCCTGTTCGTCTTATCATACCGGGAAACTATGCAGATAGTTGGGTAAAGATGCTAAGTAATATAACTATCTCAAAAGAATACAAAGAGATGTTTTATATGGATAGAGCTTACCGTATCCCAGATAATGAGTGCGAATGTGAAAGCCCCGATGCTTTAGTTCTCAAAACTAAAGCAATCCAAAAGATGAATGTTAAGTCAATTATTGCTTATCCAAACTCTGAAGATACTTTTAAAATAAATTCTAATATTAAACTAAAAGGTGTTGCTTTTGATAGTGGTAGCGGGATAAAAGAGGTTCAAATATCCATAGATGCTGGTAAGACTTGGCATAAGGCCGGGCTTGAAAAAGAACTATCTCTTCACGCTTTTAGAGCCTTTAGTTTTGCCTTTAGAGTAAAACATAAAGGAAAACTCACATTAATGGCAAAAGCTATTAATAATCTTGGAGAAGCTCAACCTTTT
- a CDS encoding CusA/CzcA family heavy metal efflux RND transporter, whose protein sequence is MIENIISFSIKNKFLILMAALFITFGSFWAIKNTPLDAIPDLSPPQVIVQLNWAGQSPEIIEDQGTYPLVSQFLAIANIETVRGFSTYENALIYIIFKEGTDLYWARTRVLEQLASIQSQLPSSMEVSLGPDASGVGWVYEYALVSKTKNLSELRTLQDYYYKYALLGVDGVSEVASIGGFIPTYEVSVKNDTLVRYNLSIKDIAKTLKENNNDTGGRIVIQNGYEWMVQAKGYLKDLDDIRSLVVTTKAGTPVTIGDIGRVELVPAPRRGMADLNGQGEVVGGIVMVRYGEDVYSTIKRIEKKMKELKVDGVEVVETYNRSDLIEKAVDTLKFTLIEESVIVIIIIALFLMHLRSSIIVLIVLPLTIGTTFLLMKLFGIDSNIMSLGGIAIAIGAMVDATIVMIENAHKTIVKLEKKKGSSLTKQERFDAISSSSKVVGRPIFFALSLVVVSFLPIFALSGQEGLLFTPLAFTKTFAMTAGAILSITLVPVLMLFFVKGKILDENKNPLNRFFIWLYHPVIVYGLKLKYIVIVAVVLSLGYMYPLYKGLKWEFMPPLNEQTVMYMPVTPYGISVDQSKILTQKTDAIIKSFPEVDIVFGKGGRANSATDPAPLGMIETIITFKPKSEWREGMTHEKLMNELEDALQVPGLINSWTYPIRGRIDMLLSGIRTPLGIKLYGQDAQGLQKYALEIESKLRTYDKTLSVFADQASAGYYLDINIDEKELARYSITKDYLLDYVASGVGGMKISTMYKGIERYPIALRFEEDERRSIESIKDLQIKTPLGFVPLGNFAKVTYRESASVIKSEMASPVTFIYITPNVGISATEYKEGAKKLLESIKLPAGYYIDWAGQSEYLDSAMQKIIWIVPTVLIVILILIYFALKELVPTFIVFFTLPFALLGGLLYIDILNFNMSIAVVVGFLALLGVAAETAIVMIVYLQEAVDEAKEKYKEKFGLTELNAAIYEGAVQRVRPKLMTVFAILAGLLPIMYTNGVGSEVMQRIAAPMLGGVVSSAVLSLVIIPILFEIYAKWGMKR, encoded by the coding sequence ATGATTGAAAATATAATAAGCTTTAGCATAAAAAACAAATTTCTTATTTTAATGGCAGCGCTGTTTATAACTTTTGGCTCTTTTTGGGCTATAAAAAATACACCTCTAGATGCTATTCCTGACCTATCTCCTCCTCAGGTAATAGTTCAGCTAAATTGGGCAGGGCAATCTCCTGAAATTATAGAAGACCAAGGAACATACCCTTTAGTTTCTCAGTTTTTAGCGATAGCAAACATAGAAACGGTAAGAGGTTTTTCAACTTATGAAAATGCTCTTATATACATCATATTTAAAGAAGGGACTGACCTTTACTGGGCAAGAACAAGAGTCCTAGAGCAGTTAGCATCTATACAATCGCAGCTTCCATCTTCTATGGAAGTCAGCTTAGGTCCAGATGCTAGTGGTGTTGGTTGGGTTTATGAGTATGCCCTTGTTTCAAAAACTAAAAATCTAAGTGAACTTAGAACTCTACAAGATTACTACTACAAATACGCTCTACTAGGAGTTGATGGAGTTAGTGAAGTCGCTTCCATCGGTGGTTTTATTCCAACTTACGAAGTTAGTGTTAAAAATGACACCCTTGTAAGATATAACCTAAGCATTAAAGATATAGCAAAAACTCTAAAAGAAAACAACAACGATACAGGTGGGCGAATCGTTATACAAAACGGTTACGAATGGATGGTTCAAGCAAAAGGTTACTTAAAAGACTTAGATGATATTCGTTCTTTAGTTGTAACTACAAAAGCAGGTACTCCTGTAACTATTGGCGATATTGGTAGAGTTGAGTTAGTTCCTGCTCCCCGTCGAGGTATGGCTGATTTAAATGGTCAAGGTGAAGTAGTTGGCGGTATAGTCATGGTTCGTTATGGCGAAGATGTTTACTCAACCATAAAACGCATAGAAAAGAAGATGAAAGAGTTAAAAGTAGATGGAGTTGAAGTTGTTGAGACTTACAACCGTTCTGACTTGATAGAAAAAGCAGTAGATACACTTAAGTTTACTCTTATTGAAGAGAGTGTTATTGTTATCATCATCATTGCTCTATTTTTGATGCATCTACGCTCTTCCATTATAGTTCTTATAGTTTTACCTCTAACAATAGGAACAACTTTTTTACTTATGAAACTATTTGGAATTGACTCAAATATCATGAGTCTTGGGGGAATTGCTATTGCCATTGGTGCGATGGTAGATGCCACTATAGTTATGATAGAAAATGCTCATAAAACCATAGTAAAACTTGAAAAAAAGAAAGGTAGTTCATTAACAAAACAAGAAAGATTTGACGCCATATCAAGTTCATCAAAAGTTGTAGGTCGTCCTATATTTTTTGCTCTTTCTCTTGTTGTAGTTTCATTTTTACCTATCTTTGCACTTTCAGGACAAGAGGGACTTCTCTTTACTCCACTTGCCTTTACAAAAACCTTTGCTATGACAGCTGGAGCAATTTTGTCTATAACCTTAGTTCCTGTTTTAATGCTATTTTTTGTAAAAGGTAAGATTTTAGATGAGAACAAAAACCCATTAAATCGATTTTTTATCTGGCTTTATCACCCTGTTATAGTTTATGGACTGAAACTAAAATATATAGTTATTGTAGCTGTTGTTCTATCCCTTGGTTATATGTATCCACTTTACAAAGGTTTAAAATGGGAGTTTATGCCTCCACTTAATGAGCAAACTGTGATGTATATGCCTGTTACTCCTTATGGGATTAGTGTTGATCAAAGTAAGATACTTACTCAAAAAACGGATGCTATCATAAAATCTTTTCCTGAAGTAGATATCGTTTTTGGTAAAGGCGGTCGAGCAAATTCTGCAACTGACCCTGCTCCACTTGGCATGATTGAAACTATCATTACCTTCAAACCAAAAAGTGAATGGAGAGAGGGTATGACACATGAGAAGCTGATGAATGAACTCGAAGATGCTCTTCAAGTTCCAGGTCTTATAAACTCTTGGACTTATCCGATTCGTGGTCGTATCGATATGCTTTTAAGCGGAATCCGTACACCTCTTGGTATTAAACTTTACGGTCAAGATGCACAAGGCTTACAAAAATATGCTTTAGAGATAGAGAGCAAACTTAGAACTTACGATAAAACTCTTTCAGTATTTGCTGACCAAGCAAGTGCTGGATATTATCTCGATATAAATATCGATGAAAAAGAGTTAGCAAGATACTCTATAACAAAAGATTATCTACTTGATTATGTAGCATCTGGTGTTGGTGGAATGAAAATATCTACTATGTACAAAGGCATCGAGAGATACCCAATCGCGTTGAGATTTGAAGAAGATGAGAGAAGAAGCATAGAGTCTATAAAAGATTTACAGATAAAGACTCCTCTTGGTTTTGTACCACTTGGTAACTTTGCAAAAGTAACTTACAGGGAAAGTGCATCTGTCATAAAAAGCGAGATGGCATCTCCGGTAACCTTTATATATATAACTCCAAATGTTGGTATCAGTGCAACTGAGTATAAAGAAGGTGCAAAAAAGTTACTTGAATCCATAAAACTACCTGCTGGGTACTATATAGACTGGGCAGGACAAAGTGAGTATTTGGACTCAGCGATGCAAAAAATCATCTGGATAGTTCCAACTGTTTTGATAGTAATCTTGATATTAATATATTTTGCACTAAAAGAGTTAGTACCAACTTTTATAGTGTTTTTCACTCTACCATTTGCTCTTTTAGGTGGACTTTTATATATTGATATACTCAATTTTAACATGAGTATCGCAGTGGTAGTAGGTTTTTTAGCCCTTCTTGGAGTTGCAGCGGAGACCGCCATAGTTATGATAGTTTACTTACAAGAAGCGGTGGATGAAGCAAAAGAAAAGTACAAAGAAAAGTTTGGACTTACAGAGTTAAATGCAGCGATATACGAAGGTGCAGTTCAAAGAGTAAGACCAAAACTAATGACAGTATTTGCAATCTTAGCAGGACTACTTCCTATCATGTACACAAACGGAGTAGGAAGTGAAGTGATGCAAAGAATCGCCGCACCGATGTTAGGTGGAGTTGTTAGTTCTGCAGTTTTAAGTTTAGTTATTATTCCTATACTTTTTGAGATTTATGCTAAGTGGGGGATGAAGAGGTAA
- a CDS encoding GNAT family N-acetyltransferase — translation MPKPTLYFLRSSENKIAKDILHYAMRLDTLNKTVQDFSELDIYYKFYGLSSKDLGLYALDNNTIAGAVWIRLLKKEDKANAFIDADTPVLQIAVKPELRNKGIGFAMMEQFFIEAAASFEQISLSVVKDSDAIRFYEKFGFSKVEGLDALSIVDDKPVITMLKKLIKKEIVRPSDGYDPRKWMD, via the coding sequence ATGCCTAAACCAACCCTCTACTTTCTTAGGTCTTCTGAGAATAAAATCGCTAAAGATATACTCCATTATGCAATGAGGCTCGACACTCTCAATAAAACAGTTCAAGATTTTTCTGAATTAGATATTTACTATAAATTTTATGGTTTATCAAGTAAAGATTTGGGCTTATATGCACTTGATAACAATACAATCGCGGGAGCAGTTTGGATTAGACTGCTAAAAAAAGAAGATAAAGCAAATGCTTTTATAGATGCTGATACTCCTGTTTTACAAATCGCTGTAAAACCTGAGCTTAGAAACAAAGGCATAGGTTTTGCGATGATGGAACAATTTTTCATAGAAGCGGCAGCTAGTTTTGAGCAAATAAGTCTTAGTGTTGTTAAAGACTCAGATGCTATAAGATTTTATGAAAAATTTGGGTTTAGTAAAGTTGAAGGCTTAGATGCCCTTAGTATTGTTGACGACAAACCTGTTATTACCATGCTTAAAAAACTCATCAAAAAAGAGATTGTTAGACCAAGTGATGGTTATGACCCTAGAAAATGGATGGATTAA